Below is a genomic region from Leptolyngbya sp. 'hensonii'.
ACCATCTGGTCTTTAGAGTCAGACAGTGCCCCCTGAGCAGGTTCAGGTTCTGCTGGGGCTGGGGCAGGAGCGCCAGAAGTGTTCCTGGCCGTCACATGACCCTTGCTAGAGGTAAGGGTCATCAGTAATGTCCCTGCGAGCAGGAAAATGGCTCCCGAAGCAACCCCAACCAGCAGGAGCTTGGAAAGGGGGTTCTGGGTTGCACTATGGCGGGTTCTGGTGGCAAGGATATCGGGAATGTCGTCCTCATCGTCCTCTTCCGCTTCTGCCACAAGTTCCGTAACTTCAGAAAGTTCAACTGCTTCCTGATGGCGATCGCCCTGAGGGGTGAGAGATGGATCATGAGGGTCCGATGCAGTCACCAGACGCTCGAACTGCTGCATGAGCTGTACATCAGCGCCGGGGATGGTGGTTGTCTTGCCGTTGTCGTTTTCAAGTATGGTTGCCATGGTGTACCTCAATGCAGTTCTGGTGAAGTCAGGGTGGTCATGGCATAGATTTCCAGTCCAGCCTGCCGGATGTCTGCGACGAGCCTCTCCAGGTCAGAACTCTGGGAACTGGTGTGGGGAGGGATGACTGCTCGTACATACACATCCTTGTTGAAGGGGATGGCTTCTCCAACCTGGGTGCCCCGATTAAAAGTGACGAGGTTAGCAATCAAAGAAACCTTCCACTTGCCTGGTTGGATGGGCTTGACTTCTGTGATCTCTTTGGGGACGAAGATGACCTCCATCTGTCCTGAGAACACCTGCGCTGGAGTCAGCTCGGCCAGCTTCTGGAGTAAGGCAGGGCGAAAGTCCTCGGATAGGGCCAGGGAAGACTGCCAGGTGGAAGAAGCGACCTTGAATGTTCTGCCGTGGTTATGGACTTCCATACCCGTATCAGCGACTGTGAGCCGCTTACCGTCTGGTTGGGAAACGTTTACCCTGCCTGTCCAGGACATCAGGAGGGTCATCGTCTCGATCGTGAAGCGGCGAATGACTGGCTCGGTGCGTTCCTGACTGCCCATCTCGGCTGTAGAGATAGCAGAACCATCCGCCAGTTGGACCAGGCTGGGAGCCGGTTTGTTCACCATGGCAATGACATAAACCAGGGTGCCGATTTGGAGCAGGAAAACACCTGACAACCCAATTAAGGTAAAGAGTACAGTCAGCCCTAAGACATCACGCTGTTGTTTCTGGCGCTGCATCGCGCCTTGGGCCTTAAATCGAATTGATTGCATAAAGACTTTCCTGCTTAAATCACTCGAACTGCGAGAGAGAGGATGCTGCCTGCGGCAGCGGACATGGCATCAAACACTTTCATGCCCCCACCTGCGGCCATGGCCAGAGCGAGGATGGGGGCTGCGATGCCTAAGGTCATGCTCACAAGCACGGGATCTTCTCCGGCCCCGTACATCGCAGCAGTGGCTACCCCGCTAACCACGTTGAGGCAGAGCTTGCACAACCCCACGGACCAGAAGGCGGTTAACCACAGGACGATCGGCTTGCCACCGGCGTGAGTAGGGAGCAGGGTAGCTCCCACAGCGATCGGTCCCAGCAGGGCGGTGATCAGCATAGACATCTCGATCAGGTACTGGAAGACGGCCTGTACCAGGAGTGAGACGGCTTCAATCACCATCAAAACGGGGGATAAGGTCAGCCTGGAGGTAGCATTAATGGCCTGCTGGACGGACTCTGCCGGATTGCTCCAGGCCGTATCAAACAGGGTGGTTGCCTGGTCGGCGAAGGCTCCAACGGGAAACTGCTGCCTGTACTCATCGATGATTTGTTGGGCCTGGGCTTTGGTATTGTCCAGACAGGACTGTAGGGCTTCGGTGCCGACTTCAGCATTACAGCGGGAGCGCAGTTCCTGTAATCGACTGCTCAGACCGGAATAGGAAGCAACTTCAGCAATCTTCTGGTCTACCTCCAGGGTCTGGTTCATCAGCTGGGTGGCCTGGGCGTTGAAGGAATTGATCAGCGATCGCATGCCGGTGGTGAGTCCGGCGATGTTCATATCGCCTGGACCCCGCAGTAGGAGCATGACGAGGATGACCCAGATGAACTCTGGTGCTGGTCGCATCCCTTCATCGTTCAAGAGGGCTCGTACCCAGGTGATGGCCCAGAACAGGAGGCAGAAGACGGCAATGGCAGAAGCAATGGCTAGGAGGACGGTATAGACGCTGGTTTGAGCCGTGTTCACGGTCTTTTCCCAGACACTGTCCCAGGCGGTCTGGATGAGTCGAGAGGCTGCCGCCCTTTGACTGCCAATAAACTGGCCTGTCGAATTGGTCCCCAGGGAAGCGGGGTCGATTAATTGGGCGGCCAGGAGCGATGGGTGAAACATGAGTACCTGCTGCTAGGGGTTGGGATCTGGATAGGTGCCGGGAGAGCGATAGCCGGTTTGCAGGACTCGGTTCAGACTTCCCACCTCGGCAGCTCTTTCGAGGATTTGCTGTTGCTTGGCTCCTGCCTGATAGCGCCGCAGCTCTTCAGTGACCTGGAATGTGGCTCCTTGTAACCGCAGGGACTCATCGTTCTGGATGACCTGGGTGGCATCTGCTGCGACCACGGTGGCAGAGGTTTCATGAATGGATTGGAGTTGATCTGAAACATTAGCCAACTGCCCGGATTGGGCTACCTGGTTGCTGATAGCCTGTAGCTGGATAGCCACGGCCTGCTGGTCCTGATTGGTTTGGGCGGCGAGGATCTTGGCGGTTTCCTTCAGCACATCCTGGGTGGAAGGTGCCTTACCGGCAGCAGCCAGAGCTGTGTTGGAGTCGTTCACGTAACCCAGAGTCTTGGAGGCATACCCGGATGCGGCAGTGAAGTTATTGTTCGCCACCTGAACGGCATTGAGGGAGCCTTGAGCTGCGTCGGTGACAGTCTGGTTTCGGCTCTGGGCCTGTAAGGAGAGATTAGCGATCGCATCACGGGCATTCTTGCCATCGGATTGGGCCTGCTGGCCCAAGACCCGCTCCCGGACGATTTCGGCACTGGCGATCCAGTTCTGGTTATCGATCCGAATGGGTTGGGGGATGGCGTCTCTGGTTGGGTTTTGGGTGTGGTTGATCGTTTGGGCCGTCTGCTGCCGGACCTGGGCCATATCAGGGAAGCCCAGGGGACCCATGGCGTTCTGGAAGATCTTCTGGGTATCGCGCAGGCTGAGGCTTCCCAGCCGGTTGAAGATGTCGGGTAGGCGATTCACCACGTTAGCGATGGCACTGACCTGGGACATCATCTGCTGGGCTTGCTGGTACATGGCCTGCGTCGCCTGCATCAGTCCTCCCAGATCCGCAGCCGTAGAGCTGACACCTCCCGTGACAGTAGGAGTCGTGCTCTGGGTTGGGTTGGGAACAAAGGGTTGAGTTGGAGTTTGAGCCAACGATCCAGGCGGAGTAGCCGCGATCGTGACCAAGGACATCGAACCTGCAAGAATCGCAGTAGAAACAACACGTTTCAAGTTCATGGATTCATTTCCTCAATTGATCAACAGGGGGTTAGGTGGGGCCAGAAACTGTCGGAACCTCAAGCTGCTTCTCTGCCGATGCTCTGAGGGATGCGACAGGCTGCTTGGGTAGTTGGATGGGACGGCTATCGCGCAGGGCACTCACCAACTCGCGAGAAAACTGGTGCAACCCCTGTAAAGGGTCAGGGGCCATTTGCATAAAGGTGGTGCGGGCTAGCTGTTCATGAGGATTGTTGGCAACGGCGGCCAGTTGCACGAAGGCCGGGTAGTAACGGCAATAGGTGCAGAGGCCCTGGTTGTCGAGCATCCACTGGGAGTAGACCTGGGCGGGATTGGGGAAGAAGCTTTCCGATGCATTGCGTCCAATCAACTCTGGGGCATAGCCGAAGATATGGATGAAGGATTTGACGGCAGCGGGTTGAATGCGTCCAATCAGCTTCACGTCCATGTTCTGGAGGATTTTAGGAGCAGAAGGCGATCGGGCGATCGTGTCGGGGTCTTGAGCTGAGAGGAAAACTCGTACCCCTGCTTTAGCCCCATTGGCAAACAGTCGGGCCACCAGGGCGGCAATCTCCTCAAACTCGAACAGAATCGGGGCCTCATCAATGAAGAAGATAGAAGCTGGTGAACTCAAAGCTCGATTCAGAGCGGCGGCATAGGCACTCAGGGCCAGTACGGCTGCGTCTTCTGCATCGCTCAAATTCCGCAATGCGAATACCAGCAGGTCTGCATCGGCCCGGAAGGTGCTGGGTCTGGAAATGGCCCGACCCACCCTGGACTCCAACCAGAACCGCAGCCGCAGCTTGATTTGCTGAAAGGCAATGTGAATATCGCCTGTAGTGACTTCCAGGTTGAGGTTATAGTCCCCGCGATCAAAAAAGGCCAAGAAATCAGCCAGGGTTGGGGTGTTCTCCCAATCTGGAGTGCCGATACCTGCTGCTTCGGCGGCATCGTAGCGGGTAATGATGTCAGGTTGACTCAAGAAGGAGAGCAGCACAATATTGACGATCGTGCGGACTGTTTGGCGCAGCATCCGTTCCTGAGCATTGGTGGCACCAGAACCACTGCCCAGGATCAACACCATCAGGGCGGATTCGATGAAGGCGATCCAGTCCTGGCGACGGGCTTCCAGACTCTCTGCGTCCAGGTTCAGGCCCCGAAAGTCAGGCCGCTGGAACAGGTTGTTGCTCTGGGTGGAGATATCGAAGTAGGCCCCCTGATCGCCCATGAAAGCGGTGTAGTCCGTAAAGGTAGAGCTGCCATCGGGTTTGGGGAAGTCCAGGGCCACAATCTTCATGCCCTGTGCTAAGGCATGGGTGAGTAGCCCGGAAACAAGAACAGACTTTCCGCCTCTGGTGGTGGCGAAGATGCCCAGGCGCTTGATCTGGCTGAAGAAATCCAGGTAGACGGGGACGCCCCCTTCTTCGGCAAGCAGCTCGAAGCCGGTGCGATCGACCGGACGAATCGAAACCAGGGGCATCAGTCCCGGTGCCTCCCCCGTCAGATAGACCTGACGGCGATTGAAGGGAGTCGCCAGCAGGTTTTCCCAGGCGATGGGCAGGGTTTGGAGCCAGATGCGCCAGGCGTATTCCTTTTCGTGGTCCACCCAGGCAGGACGACGGAAACAGTTCTGGATGTAGGTAGTGGCTTCCTCCAGTGCCGTTTGGGTTGGACGATGAACCAGCATCACCACCGCTACATGCAAAGGAATGGCCCCTTCATAGAGTTGCTCCTGAGCAGAAACGGCCTTGCGTTGGTTTAAGCCTGCTTTGACATCGATACTGCGGGTTTTGGTGGACTGATCCTGGGAGATGATCGCCTGCTTGGTCAACCGCATCATGTCCTGCTTGACCAGGTTCAAATTGGCCTGGGAGAGCTGACAGAAAATCTCTGTGTCATAGACCATCTCCCGTGACAGCACTTCCCAGAGGTAACGGAGCTGGGATTTCTTGCTGGCCCATCCTCCCGGCTTATCCATCAGCACCAGGGGAGCCACATAATTGCCTTTGACATGGACCCATTGCCGATCGGCCACGGGTAAGGACTCATGGCGTTCCAGCAGTATGGTGGTTAGATGAACCGTAGAATTGACCTGTTCCACCAGGCCCTGCTCGGTCATGACCACAAGTTGGGGGATAGGAGGGGCTGCTGTGGTGTTGAATTGCCGCCACAGATGCTGCCACAAGTCCTCTGCTGTCATAGGTGTGATCCTGAGGCCCATCCTGGTCTTGAGCATCTGCTCCCAAAGCAGGTAGCCATCACTGAAGGCTTTGGTAAAGGCGATCTCAAAGGATTGTTGTTCGACCAGTTCGGCGTCGCCCATGGCCTGATGCCACAGGCCATACAGTTTGCCCAGAATCTTCTCCAGGACATCAGTAGGTTTTCCATGGGTAGAGGATCCATCTAGGGTATAGGTGGCATAGAGCTTCAACGATTTAGGCTTACGGATGCCAGCCTGGGTCAGTTCCTGCACCCGTTGCTTTTCGCTGTAGATCAGGAACTTCAAGGGTTTGGAGGGGGCTTGGGCAAAGAGTTGGTCTAACTCTGCTTGTCGATCCGCATCAGAGGTGAAGGAACTCAGATGCACGGTCAATCGCTCGTTGGGGAGCAGGTCCTTCAGGCCGGACTCGATCGCCTCAAAGACAGGAGCAACCTGCTCACTAGTCAAACTGGCGTGGATACCGGCACAGTCCCAGCCAAAGACAAACTTTAAGGAGTCTCCTTCTGCCAGGACATAGGCTGCCACGGTTCTGCCGCGCAGTTCCATCTGCAGGATAAAGCTGAGCTTCAGCTCGTTCTCGATCGGGGTAATCCGTAGCCTGCCCCTGCCGGTGTCAACAGTCGTGGGCTTTAACTTGCTTTGTGCTTTCATGGCCTGCGTTTCCTTGATGGGTGTCGTCGCGATAGTTGGCGTTGCCGCAGGGATTGGTAGGTGATGTAGCCCCGGCCCCAGGTGGGCGGGCGCTGGAACTTGGATAGGAAGCGCCAGGGCTTGGAACCAGTTAGAATCCACCAGGTGACAATGCCCCAGGCAGCTATGATCAATGTCCAGCGGAGATCAAACTGTAGTAATCGCCCAACCGCGATCGACCCACCCAGGATGACCAGCCAGGGTCCGACCTGTTCTGCGGCTAAAGGGCCAAGCCTGGGCCTGGCCCCTAGAAGTTGATTGACCGTTCTGAATTCTTCTTTGCGATCGCTCATTTGAGGTTTGACCTTCCTACTTGGGCAGGATGAACCCAGCAGCAATGTCCGTGACTGTGGCGGCCACGAACACCATCAATGGGATCTGAGCCAGCTTGCCCCAATCCTCATCGCGACGCAGGGCCTGGATGACCTGCACGACCGAGAAGACCATGTAGAGAATGAACAGGAAGCGGATGATATTGATGATGAAGCTGAAGATTTTCTTCAGGGCTTCTGCGTTATCGACCCCTTGCAAGAGCTTGTTGCTCACGAAGTCTTCCGTGCCCTGAAAGAACTGAGCCTCGGCTGGATGAACCAGCACACCAAAGACCAAAGCACTGATGAGGCCCAGGAGCAGACCCAATGAAAACAGGGGTTGCAGCTTTGCGTGACGAGAGAGACGGACCAGGGCTGGATACACGATCGTGACCAGGTATTGGGGAATGGTGAGAGCCACCGTTGCGATCGTCAGCGCAGCATAAAACTCATTGCCATGAAACAGACTTGCGCTAGTTATTCCGATGCCAGCGATCAGAATTGGGCCAGCAATGACTGGTTTTTGTAGCTCCTGCAAAAGAGAAGACTGTTTTCGTTGATGCATAGTAAGCATGGAAAGGAATATCAAAAATCAGGCAGATAATAGCGTGATATTTGCTGGATGCAATATGCAGTTAATACGAGATTCTGTGAATCTAAGAATAGAATCTAGTCGGTATTCTTTACAGTTATTAGGCGGGTAATTAAGTAATTAAGTAATGCTAATCAAAGCTGTTTTGCTCGGAGCTATAAGGCTTTTATTTGCAAGTACTGATTGTAAATAAAGTGTTAACCAGTTAAGTAATTAAGTAGACTTTGCTTGAAAGCTTACCCTCAGGCGGAAAGGATAACGTAGTCAGAGCGACCAATGGGTAGAAGTTAATCCGCCATTTGGCGTACCCAGAATCACTGAGGAAAAACATTTCCTGGCCCGGACGGGCACATCAGGTAAATCCACTGATACCCAGCCTGTAAGCAAGTAGTTAAATCGTTAAGAGATAAAACCTTTATGACAGACAGGGTATAGGCAAGAAAGCGGATGATGAATCGTTCTAAAATACGCATTAAACCGAAGCTACATATCGTTGCTACTGACTTGGAATCGTCGCGCAAAAAAAGCCGCAGTAAAGATGTGGTCAGGATGAGCTTTGACGTGGCTGAAAATATCCACCGTGCCATTAGCAATCACGCCCATCGCCAGGGTCGCTCCAAAGTTGATGTGATTCGGCAGGCGGTGAAAGAGTATTTGAGCAGGCATCGAGAGCCGATGAGCTGAAAATAGCTCTATGGCTTTCGTTGTCTCAGGACAACTCTGGCTCCTCGATCGAAAACTGGGCTCGCAGTGCCGCGTTGATCCGCTGAGGTCGGCCTGTTTGAGTATTAATCGGGCACCATAGGGTTCGGGCCTGGGCCAATAATTGTTGATCCGTAGCCCGGAGTATTTCTGTATGTCGCTCAAAGGAGAGACCCGTTGCAGTCCCTACCCAGGTCTGAATCAGCACCTCTTCCCCAAGTTGGGCTGGCGACTTGTAGTCAATTTCGTGGCGCAATACAACCCAGACGATGGCTGCCTGGGTCTCTGCTGATGCCATGGCCCGCCAATGGGAACTGGCAGCTTCCTGGACCCAACGCAGGTACACGACGTTGTTGACATGGCCCAATTCGTCGATATCGGCAGCCTCAACGGGAATGACGAGTCGAAAGGGGGGGTGGGATGGAGGTGATGCCATGATATTGGAGAGAGTTCAGCAAATGCGATTTGTGCTGGGTAGGAGCATATCGATTATAGAACTGTCGCCAGGAATCAAATCTCCCTGAGAGCGTTCACCCCCTGTAGGGTACCACTCAAATTGTTGGATGATCTCCTGGCACTTAAGCAATATTTCGATTGTGCAGGGTCACTTGGGCCAGTAAATTTAGGGCAGTATTGCAGGTTGTTCCGTCATTCTATGCAGACGCATCTAATCCAGCGCGTTATTTGCCATGGGATGGTGTTGAGAAATTTCTAAATCATCTAATCTTTCACAGGCAGAGGACAGCACAGCCCCTAAAGCTCTCCTCCATTGCTGCTTATCCGGCCTCTAGATTTGCGCTGAGGCTTCGGTATTTTTTTTGGAGTTTAACCCATGCAACCTGCTCAATTAATTACCAATCTTGGTAATGCACTATTCATGTTCTTGCTGCTGATTTGCCCTTCAGGTTTACCCACCATCGCGCAAGAAATAGGACAAAGACTTCCTGCATCTCCTGAGCAGCAGTCTGACCCAAATCGCAACCAATTTAACCAA
It encodes:
- a CDS encoding thioesterase family protein, with product MASPPSHPPFRLVIPVEAADIDELGHVNNVVYLRWVQEAASSHWRAMASAETQAAIVWVVLRHEIDYKSPAQLGEEVLIQTWVGTATGLSFERHTEILRATDQQLLAQARTLWCPINTQTGRPQRINAALRAQFSIEEPELS